Below is a genomic region from Salvelinus fontinalis isolate EN_2023a chromosome 2, ASM2944872v1, whole genome shotgun sequence.
TAATGATCTGTTTCTCAAAAAACATGTCTGggagaaataataataataatagcaagcATGCACTGGCATAGCTCACAGCATAACGACAAATAAGTCTTCTTAAGCAATGGAATAGCCTATGCGGACAGACAAAGAAGCCCACTAAACAACACCAAGTAGACAGAGAAAAACAACCATATGGCGGTATAAATTAAAACTAAATTGATAGTCATTGTTGTTCTAGCTATCTATGGATTGTGATTCTCCAGCCCAAACAGTTTGGACTGGTGAGTGAGTGTAAGGgagccttgtgtgtgtgtctggggaatTAAGGGGCGGGAGAGCATCTTCACCAATGTAATTGAGTTGAAGGATAAAGTAATAACCAATGGCAAAAACTTCCATGATATGGCCTCAGAAAAGTCGACAGAAAATATAACTAGATAGCTAGCCGCTTTTCTTCTAGCTATAAATCTATGGATTTTGATTCACAATGTTTGGAGAGAGTTGTGTCTGACAACGAGTGAGTGAAAGTGGGAGCCGTAGCATGTGTGCGAGAGACGTATCTGTCTGGGAAAACGAGAGGCTTTTTCTAATCCAATCATGGCCAACACCCGACCGTGTCTTTACTGACAGCAGAATCAGCCTGTTGAGGCAGTATTCGGCATGGTTTGAGTGACATGAGAAATTCTGGCTTTTAGCAACTTTCTCCGATTACGGAAAATTACATTGTTTCCGGCAAATTCCTCATATCCGTATTGATACTCGTTTTGTTAGAATACTCTGCACACCCCTAGACAATAACAACTCTGATCTGGAGTGGGAGGGGTCAGAGTCCAAAATGTCAATTCGGGCATGCCAATTGATGGAATGTCAGAGCTTTGATTGGCAGCTGTGAGTCGTTGCTGATGCATGTAAAATCATACAATGCCTGGATGGGTATTTTAAGTATCAGCTAATCACATGATATGTTATAGCAGTCTGGTGCCCGACGGCACAGTCGATgacgtggcacgcaaccattggttgatacaTGAGGCATCTGAGCAGGGCAACGCGGCCTTGGCCTTCTGTGTGTTAATGCTGACGAGGTTGTCTGACGTGTGTTGCAATGTTTGGAGGACTAGCAGTGTATGCCAACACTAGCGGTGTAAACCTATGTGTGTTTGTGACCTTTTTAAAACGGGTTTATTTTTGGTCAGGTGATCTGTAAGTCGGACGCTCCTACAGGAGACGTGTTGCTGGACGAGGCCCTGAAGCATATCAAAGAGACCCAGCCCCCAGAGACAGTTCAGAGCTGGATAGAGCTGCTGAGCGGTGAGCAGAAATGGATTACCCCCCGTCCTTCTCCCGTTCTCTTAAATCTCTCTGTTTATTTTACTGGCTTTCTTCATTCTCATGTAGATTTGATTCAATACATTTGACAGGTGCACTCACTGTGCCCCCTCCTTTCCCTCTTCCCTTCCCAGTCCATTTTAAACAAAATATCTTTGTTTTATATATAATATAGGCCATTTACGATTTTGACTTGATGTTCAGGTGAGACGTGGAACCCATTGAAGCTGCACTACCAGCTGAGGAATGTCCGCGAGCGCCTGGCCAAGAATCTTGTGGAAAAGGGCGTTCTGACCACGGAGAAACAGAACTTCCTCCTCTTCGACATGACCACACACCCGCTGACCAACGACACCATTAAACAGCGGCTGGTCAAGAAAGTCCAGGAGTCCGTCTTGGACAAGTGGGTGAACGACCCGGGGCGCTTCGACAAGCGTGTGCTGGCCCTGATCTTCCTGGCTCACTCTTCAGACGTGCTGGAGAACGCCTTCGCCCCGTTGCTGGACGAACAGTATGACCTGGCCATGAAGAGGGTACGTCTGCTGCTGGACCTGGAGCCAGAGGCAGAGAGCACCAAGGCCAGCGCCAACGAGCTGCTGTGGGCCGTGGTGGCCGCCTTCACCAAATGAAGCCCTACCGGAAACAAACAGACGGAACTTTAAAAAACACTACAGACCTATGGGGCTCAGAACTCCCATGTTCTGATATGATGATGGAGATGGCAGAGATGATTAAGATCACAGAGGGCGGCTCTCCCTCTGTATTGAGACAGGGCAGTTACCCCTGACCTCTGAGTCACtgttctgtcctctacctggCCAGTTGGTTGACATCCAGTACCCTGTGGctgtctcccaaatggcaccctattccctatatggctctggtcaaaagtagtgcactacatagcgaatcgggtgccatttggcacgTGGCCTTTCTGTTCACTGTGAGACCTTGTGTAACCTTGAGCACTTGCGTCAGTAGCTGGCACCCACACAGGTCTCTGTTCTTCCATTTAGAAGGGACTTTAAAACTGCTAGGCCTTGCTTGGCCACCATGGCCCAGACCTACCACCATGGCCCAGACCTACCACCATGGCCCAGACCTACCACCATGATCATCTGACCTGATATGATGACCTATGACCTACCAGAGGACCTGATATGATCGTACAGAACATTATTTGTCTTTTGCGTTAGTCACTTTGAGGAGGGTGCATTCTACACAAGTTCTTAGACATGACCTATAGACATCGTGTCGTTTTATCTTGCTAATAAATGTTAACCATCTCCAAACCATTTTGCACATTCAACAAGGGATCTGGAAGAGTTtactatttgtaaaaaaaaaaatatttaaaaaaaactgaaattttTGGAACGTTTTATTCCAAGCATCAATTATTTTGTACAGGGCATCAAACAATACATGCTTTATTCCTGTTCGGTTTTCCTTCCTGTCCCTCTCCATGTACGAAAGTGTTGTAGCTTGTGAATGCCATCAGTTTCAGACTATTCTCTGCAACTCTTATCATCCTATAGCAGATATCCAGACATTGCATGTCTCCTCTTAACAGGCAAACTGGTTTCGGGTGTTCATGTGTGCAAAGTCATATTTTGAAGAGGTATAGTCTCAAGAAAGAAATTCTCTCAAATCGGACAAATATCTT
It encodes:
- the LOC129811228 gene encoding Golgi phosphoprotein 3-like isoform X1, which translates into the protein MTSLTQRSSGLVQRRTEASRNAAADKERGSEDEDYEPRQEEEDEKGDSKETRLTLMEEVLLLGLKDREGYTSFWNDCISSGLRGCMVIELALRGRLQLEACGMRRKSLLARKVICKSDAPTGDVLLDEALKHIKETQPPETVQSWIELLSGETWNPLKLHYQLRNVRERLAKNLVEKGVLTTEKQNFLLFDMTTHPLTNDTIKQRLVKKVQESVLDKWVNDPGRFDKRVLALIFLAHSSDVLENAFAPLLDEQYDLAMKRVRLLLDLEPEAESTKASANELLWAVVAAFTK